A region of the Ranitomeya imitator isolate aRanImi1 chromosome 10, aRanImi1.pri, whole genome shotgun sequence genome:
AGAGACCTGGgcataaggggttaaatatatgccTGTGTCGAGATGGTAAGGGAAGAGCAGAGGCCCTGGGGCATGAAATGTTATCAGTAGGATCCATGCAGAAATGTTATTTTGGGATTTAAAAATGTTATAATTTGGACTGAAATACTATTAATATATTGCTATAAATTTCTAGTGCTACTTCCCCTTTAAGAGCCTCCTCAGCTATCCGGTAATTACTATGGGTAGGAGCCAGGAAGTGAAGACATGAGTAAGGAAATCTGCGAGAATGCTCGGAGTACTGGCTGCTCCGCTTTGTGCAATCTGCATTTTTCTTGTCTTGTGTCTTTTGACATTTTTGGGAGTCACCTGGTATGAATCCTCAAAAGCAGAGTACCCCCCGGGGATTGCAAATCCTAAAATGCTGAAGACACTCCATACATTTGTCACTGGCACATTCCTCCTGGTGAGTCCATAGTCTGAAGGTGAAGATTTCCTTTTTTCCGGTGCTTGTTTTATCTCCACCCTTTGCTCTATTACATTTcttacaattttatttattttttactttttttttatcttttgcaaCAATTTACCCCATAAACTTCAGAAAAAACCTCATTGACAACCGCATGTAAAGGCCATGTTCAGGTAGTGCCACAATGGAACTggcaaatatttattttttactaaTCCGTTAATATAAGGGaggcaaaattgtgctgatttttacttttttttgctgttttttcatgtGGAAATGAGTGGTCGCTTTCCTTTACATTGTTCTTACAGGAATCCACAGCTAATTCTTTTCacttcatgcgtttttttgcgacAGGTCTTTTGCACTCACTTTATGGTTTTTGAGTAATTGGCTAAGATTCTTCAGGAATGCTGCCGGAACCTAACGTCTGGCTATGCGCCATGCTtgtagcaggttataacagccagagaggATCTGCTAAGTGCTAAAGAGGCTGGTAATGAAGgtgaatgcagcgccccagagatctggtcgttgcagtatgacactctgccactaaggggagtgatggtacgtctgatggcactgaaggaattctactgaccaggtatcaccagcacacattacacttcacactctggccactagggggagcaaaaggctttatttattgggccactcctcacactggtaaaactaggggttggataggaagttagtcagaagctgactgggttggattcaggcaacatcccgtggcagggggtgttgcagggagaagacacaggggtgtccttgtcaggcgtgggaacctggcaggtgcctagcgaacagagcagaacgttacggaaccgcgcctgcacaccccgcggcggtatcctaaggaagtgacacgaagggaaggatattgtggaactgtgtaaacgagatcaagcacaaaggagagccagtaagagtcgtgccgtgagaccgaggcaacatccaactgaggtgcgtagccggtggccggaacaccgcgggagtaactgacttcaggccttacttcgaactccgcaggacagttaattataggttggctgtctaccttaaatttcctacgaagacatagggggcaacgcgtggagaggggcgtctctagggtcccggaagggctccgagccttcccatcatacaggtgcgtcctagccataacatactgggggacgagaaactagtaacatctggaacaagcgagagagaattagaaagaacgaatgaacgagaacagcagttgtcaggactattccgaatgctcagcagggtagcactacaacacacaggcgctattggtaggcactgatttccacctgcaaagggaactctggatgtgcccatcggaccggccggtctcagatagccctgttaagcgtgctctggattgaggatcctgaagtcttcagtaaagaggtaaagagactgcaaccctgtgtcctcgttattgactgcacctcacaccatcaccatccaccttactgggaagccctggggacacacttcacctgtgggaaggtataccatccagctgccattccatcaccccagcggaccccacagcagcatcggtcaccctgaccgaacaccacaggtggcgtcacgaaaccttgacagactcccatcaccttttattggacgcctcttagcagggtcacggaccgggtctagccaccgtgacagcctcagaaccgaatcagagaggcccggtaccgagaactcgtggccctgtgtctgggggcgctccatgaatAATTCATGTAGTAACCAGTAAAAGTGGATTTTGTGCTGATTTTGGAGAAACTTTGTTACATTAGTTGTATTCTTAGTTGTTCTTGTTTCATGGGTTTATTGCAAATAGCAGAAAATGTGCAAATTTTGCTAATAAACTTAATCTGTAATAAAGGTGGAGGAGAAACTGGGACCTGCTGAGAAAGCCATAATTACCGAGAAAAACTCACCTGcgaaaaagaaaaatataacacacagaTTACAATAAACGTTATATTATTTAGTCTTTTCCGAAACCGAACTGACATTAGGATTAGGGCCTCAGCAATATAAATGACCTGACCTTCCTTTTATTTCTTACATtggaaataaaaaaactaaaaaaattgtTAGACAATTGTTATTTTTAAGATTATGACATACACCAGCATATTAGATGTCGTGCAATCTGAGCAAATACAGAAATCAATCTAGAGACagacaaacataaaaaaactatatttggttaaaaaaaaaaaaaaattacactaatATTGAAGAAActtgcatttttcatttttttattcaatttttgtaAGATTTTTTTGACAGAAGAATTCCTTCAAAATATTTTATCAATGAAAAGTCTTATTTCTCCTGAAAAAAATTCAACATAAAATATATTTGCTAAGCTGTCCCATAGACAATTAATGGAGAGGAGGCTGAGCATGCATTGCACACATCTCTGCCTCATTCAGGATGTGGCTGCATTGATTTCTATGGGAATAagccttttatattttttacatttataattAGTACCCCAAGTCCTATAGTTTTGCATTATTTTGTGAAATTGACAATGGCTGGTCTTCACAGGAGATCTTAAATACCTGGCTACAATACTAATATACTGCAGGATACAGACAGGGCCAATGACATACATCAGAGGCAGCGTAAACAGGCAGGACCCGCACTGAATGGAGCagactcagctcctgagcccacGCCATAAAGTGATAGCACAGCAATCGCTAAGGGGTGAAATAGTAGTTGTTCTACTATAATAACTGATTGTAGAATGGACATTACCTATAAGGTTactttttcactttttcttttctttgctcCACAGGGAAAAGCTCTTGACAAACTCAGAGTATGGAACATTGCAGGGTTTATTAATTCTCTAGAAATAATATTAATGCCTAAGGTGAAGGATGATCCAGAGATCTTCACAAAAGACTTACAATTTGGAGGAGTGCCGGTGAGGGTCTACCAGCCCCGATCTCCTTCAGCTGGTGGCAGAAAAGGAATCATGTTCTTTCATGGAGGAGGATTCATGTTGGGGAGTATTAGTAAGTAAATCAAGCTCTGTGGTTTAAAGATTGATCCACTGTATGAAGGGACGCACTTACTTATTCATTTGTCTAAAGGCTCATGCACTCGGCTGTAGGGTATATTCAAACAGGATGTTGGTAAAATCCAACAGtgcaaaatctgcaaaaaataaaaaaaacttgaagTTTTTACTGGAAAAATGAAAATCTGGATTTCGAATTCTAAAAAGTTCTCTGCATCGTGTAAATGAGAACTCATCCACAATCTCATCTACAATGCTGCCACTGGAGTAGATTTTGGGCCTTTTTGGGACTTTTTCTGTTTGAGTCTGACATATAACCAATAACCAATCATGGCTCATTTCAATAGATGATGAATGTATAGAGGTATAAAGATGTGCTGCTTCGAGGGGACAATGACTCTGTACACACGTTGTCTGTCAGAATCTGTGCACCACTGTATATATTATGAGTGTGACACTGCTTTGAGTCCATTTATTTGTAAGGCAGGGCTCACATTGGGTCAGTGGCAATGCCCTGATggcatccgttacacagcggcactaacgctgcgttagcgcacccattgactgccattatgtagcgcatcgctaacgcatgtcataatcggcatgctttagtgatgtgccgtcattctgtgatggaccctcggacgcagtctgcagcatttccgggtccgtccccAATAGCTCAGGTGGAACATCTGCGCTATCGCGATCGCATAATGCAATCTTTAAAAGGCACACTAGCATTGGTGCAGTttgtttaacgcatgcgttgaacggactgcaccagcgcaatgtgaacccagccttagcggGTGATGGGTCACTTTTCAACCCCCTAACAACCTTTCAGGGAAAAAGAGTGACCCCATTgagcagtaaaggctaagcaatagtgatgagcgagtgtactcgttactcgtgatttctcgagcacgctcgggtgtcctccgagtattttttagtgctcagagatttagttttctttgacgcagctgaatgatttacatctgttagctagcttgattacatgtggggattccctagcaaccaggcaacccccacatgtacttatgctggctaacagatgtaaatcattcagcagcggCAAAGAAAGCCTAAATCTccgaaaaaatactcggaggacccccgagcatgcttgggaaatctcgagcaacgagtatattcgctcatcactactaagcaaCAATAATCACAAAGGAAAGGAGAAGCAGGGGACGGCCACgtgcacatatctatatatataattgtctaagggtttttctgtctgtctgtctgtcctggaaatcccgcgtctctgattggtcgaggccgccaggtcttgaccaatcagcgacgggcacagcatggtgacgatgatgtcataaaggttgcctcaaccagtcagcgacgggcacagtctgccgcgaattcgcctcgaccaatcagcgacgggcacagtatcgacgtagatgtcataatggttgccatggcgacgatgatgtcataaaggttgcctcgaccaatcagtgactggcacagtctgccgcgaattctagaatcatcattgtccatatactacgcggacatgcatattctagaatacccgatgcgttagaatcaggccacaatctagtctacaatACCTGGCTTTTTCTCTTGTAGCCAACAGCATCAACTATCAGCTATATCAACATGATTGATATTTAATATGTCCTGATATTGGAACGTTTCTATTACATCGATAGGAGAATGGATCCCAATAACTGATGACTTATATATTTGTTTTAGACACGTATGACGCTCTCTGCCGATACCTAACGAAGAATTCTGGAGCTGTGGTCGTCTCTGTTGGGTAAGGTCACAACATTACTGTAAAATTTCTTCAAGTTATAATTAAAGACTATCTATcagcaggtcaaaagtggccatatGGTGCTCTAATTTTATTCCCTCTTTTCCCATGagcattcattattttttttttaatctgccaaaCAGTTCTAGAGATGTAGACCTTTTTAGTTGACATTATTTTCAAAATCTTTATAAAAGGGGTGTGGCATATGAGGGTAATTATGTAAATTagcctaaagacatgccccagaggatcctgtgagtcaCGCTCCTTtgtaaaaacaataaaaattaatACTCAAAAAATAGCCCATGTCTCTGGAACCATATGATggattttaaaaatataaacatCTGAATAATCAGGGGAGCAGtgtgaataaaataagagcaacaaCTTGTCACTTGTCATAAAGGTGCTGTCTGCTTCAAACATCTTCTGTCTGTCTATGGAGGATTCCCAACAGGAGTAGCTCCAAAAAATGTTTCTGCATCTGAGGGACATGGCTTGACCAAGGCTCATTTTCATTGGGTCATGCTTCGGGAGTAATCAATAATACCTTATGCAAAGTATCTCAAAACTATATGAACATGGTAGAGGTTGTAAACAATGCATATGGCGGTCTTTATTATCCAGATATTGacccaaccctaatcataaaggtccaataaaaagtatttatttttgatttgtagattgtgagccttcgcgggcagggtcctctctccccctgtaccagttgtgacttgtattgttcaagattattgtacctgtttttattatgtatacccctcctcacatgtaaagcgccatggaataaatggcggtataataataataaataataatatatatattttaggtaCCGCCTGGCACCAGAACACAGATGCCCGGCTGCATTTGATGACTGTGTCTTGGCTACAGTTCACTTTCTGAAGACGGCACAAGAACATGGAGTTGATCCTTCTTCTGTTATAACATGTGGAGACAGTGCCGGGGGCAATCTTACAGCTGGGGTTTGTCAAGCTCTTGTGGGTAGATCAGATATTCCAAAGCCTCTTGCCCAGGTGATGATATACCCAGTGCTTCAGATGGCGGACTTCAATTTACCCTCGTACCAACAAAACAAGATGGTCCCATTGTTACTCCAAGAAAGTTGCCTATACTACTTAATTACCTATATAAGTGATGATCCTTCTTTGTCAAAAGAAATGATAAAGGGCAGCCATGTTCCTCCTGAAATAAGACAAAAATTAAGTAAGTTGTTGAGTCCTGAGGAATTTAAGGTCGAAGGCTACAAAGCTTACATCATGGCGCCGTTTAATAAAGATGTTTATGAGAAAGTTAAGAAAGCTTTTGACCTTCCATGTTCTCCATTGCTGTCCGATGATTCTGTGATCCGACAACTACCACAGGCCTACATACTAACATGTGAGTTTGATGTTCTTCGTGATGATGGGATACTCTACAAGAAAAAGCTGGAGGAAAATGGAGTCCCGGTCACATGGTATCATGTTAAAGATGGCTTCCATGGAATTGTTAGCTTCTATCATCACCCTGATGGGGTGTCCGGAAAGATGGCTTTGGATAATATTGTATCTTACATTAAAAACCTTTGAGACCTTGTATGGGTGAAAAATTGTGCATTGGTGTTCTAATGCCAGAAACTGGAAGATCTCACTTTATGTGATGTGATTTATTATAAAATTGTAACCTTTCAATAAAAGGTTTATATCACAGAGGTTTCCTTCAGAGATTTTTATCAGCAGTTTTTATTCAATTTTCTGAGATCAATGAATTTATTTATATCATATTTTTTTGGGTGGCTTTTTTGTGTCATTTTGGCGAGTGCTGTGACTATACACAACTCTTATACACTATTCAAACACTGGCATCTGGTAATCCATCCCACAGAGTATGTTTTCTTACAATTTGACCCTACAGGCTGATGCTGTAGAAGGATGTCTGAAAGAATGGCGATAAGTGTAGAAACAGGAGGAGGcgtgaaatagagctggagtgacagaggcttcagatctaccatagcttttCATCCTCTTTTACATATCAatgcaaacactgatttctcaataATGGAGAACCAGACTGGCCATGTtaaagtattgctggacttgtctagatgacaattaaaaaaaattgttggttttggaaaatggcaacataaacatttttttttattcacaaggttCAGAGTTTTTTAAACCACGATAATATAAAAAAATTACAGTCGTTTTTTATCATCATAATTATACTGATCATGTCAcctggtcatttttaccacacaacaCTGTAAAGAAAACAAAACCCATAAATAATGTCAGAATTTCCTTTGTCTTCACCATTTttgagtacattatatggtaaaatgaatagtgtGATTCAAACTAGAAGGGGTCCTGCAAAAAGCAAACCCTCAAATGACAATGTTGATGCAAAAATAACAATGTTATGACTCttagaagaagaggaagaaaaaaatgaatattaGCGCCTTCATTAAAGGGGTAAAGCAGACCTGAGCAAACTTCAGCCCATGGACCACATCAGGCCCTCTGGCAGTTCCTGCCCAGCCTGTGGACTGAGAGATAATTAAAAAATATTTACAATTTATTTTAATGGTATAAAATCTGAAAAATAATTTAAAGGTTTTACAATTTTGAACTCAAGGGGGAGCAGTTGCTGACATTTGTCATAAAAACTAAATGTACCACTAGCTCGCCTTGCAACAGGAGTAAATGTGGACGGGATCTGCTCGCATGTGTCTGATATAATTTCTTCCCTCCCTTTCTGAGCATTTGCAAAAGGAGGGGTGTCACACCCGAAGATGGCATGCGTGGTTCATGGACCCTCTGTGCCACAGAGCCGGGCTTGCTTAGGTGGTGCTGATTGTGGAGTTAGGTTTGAGCTGCTGGTAGCCACCAGATACCACTCTTagccagtttcacacatcagtggctccggtacgtgaggtgacagtttcctcacgtaccggagacactgactcacgtagacacattaaaatcaatgtgtctctccacatgtcagtgtgttttcacggaccgtgtgtccgtttggaaaacacggagacatgccagtgttcgtgggagcgcacggatcacatggacccattaaagtcaatgggtccgtgtaaaacacataccgcacacggatgctgtccgtgtgcagtccgtgtgccgtgcaggagacagcgctacagtaagcgctgtccccccagcttgtggtgctgaagccccattcatttcttctctccagcagcgt
Encoded here:
- the LOC138652095 gene encoding arylacetamide deacetylase-like 4 isoform X2, whose protein sequence is MLGVIVIFLVLGLLIFLGVTWYESSKAEYPPGIANPKFLRTTYTFVVGSFILGKALDKLRVWNIAGFINSLEIILMPKVKDDPEIFTKDLQFGGVPVRVYQPRSPSAGGRKGIMFFHGGGFMLGSINTYDALCRYLTKNSGAVVVSVGYRLAPEHRCPAAFDDCVLATVHFLKTAQEHGVDPSSVITCGDSAGGNLTAGVCQALVGRSDIPKPLAQVMIYPVLQMADFNLPSYQQNKMVPLLLQESCLYYLITYISDDPSLSKEMIKGSHVPPEIRQKLSKLLSPEEFKVEGYKAYIMAPFNKDVYEKVKKAFDLPCSPLLSDDSVIRQLPQAYILTCEFDVLRDDGILYKKKLEENGVPVTWYHVKDGFHGIVSFYHHPDGVSGKMALDNIVSYIKNL
- the LOC138652095 gene encoding arylacetamide deacetylase-like 4 isoform X3, whose translation is MEEDSCWGVLGKALDKLRVWNIAGFINSLEIILMPKVKDDPEIFTKDLQFGGVPVRVYQPRSPSAGGRKGIMFFHGGGFMLGSINTYDALCRYLTKNSGAVVVSVGYRLAPEHRCPAAFDDCVLATVHFLKTAQEHGVDPSSVITCGDSAGGNLTAGVCQALVGRSDIPKPLAQVMIYPVLQMADFNLPSYQQNKMVPLLLQESCLYYLITYISDDPSLSKEMIKGSHVPPEIRQKLSKLLSPEEFKVEGYKAYIMAPFNKDVYEKVKKAFDLPCSPLLSDDSVIRQLPQAYILTCEFDVLRDDGILYKKKLEENGVPVTWYHVKDGFHGIVSFYHHPDGVSGKMALDNIVSYIKNL
- the LOC138652095 gene encoding arylacetamide deacetylase-like 4 isoform X4 codes for the protein MLGVIVIFLVLGLLIFLGVTWYESSKAEYPPGIANPKFLRTTYTFVVGSFILGKILDKLGIWNVAGPLNFIGKLSKPKLKDDPEIFTKDLQFGGVPVRVYQHRSPSAGGRKGVMFFHGGGFMLGSIDTYDALCRYLTKNSGAVVVSVGYRLAPEHRCPAAFDDCVLATVHFLKTAQEHGVDPSSVITCGDSAGGNLTAGVCQALVGRSDIPKPLAQVMIYPVLQMADFNLPSYQQNKMVPLLLQESCLYYLITYISDDPSLSKEMIKGSHVPPEIRQKLSKLLSPEEFKVEGYKAYIMAPFNKDVYEKVKKAFDLPCSPLLSDDSVIRQLPQAYILTCEFDVLRDDGILYKKKLEENGVPVTWYHVKDGFHGIVSFYHHPDGVSGKMALDNIVSYIKNL
- the LOC138652095 gene encoding arylacetamide deacetylase-like 4 isoform X1; this translates as MLGVLAAPLCAICIFLVLCLLTFLGVTWYESSKAEYPPGIANPKMLKTLHTFVTGTFLLGKALDKLRVWNIAGFINSLEIILMPKVKDDPEIFTKDLQFGGVPVRVYQPRSPSAGGRKGIMFFHGGGFMLGSINTYDALCRYLTKNSGAVVVSVGYRLAPEHRCPAAFDDCVLATVHFLKTAQEHGVDPSSVITCGDSAGGNLTAGVCQALVGRSDIPKPLAQVMIYPVLQMADFNLPSYQQNKMVPLLLQESCLYYLITYISDDPSLSKEMIKGSHVPPEIRQKLSKLLSPEEFKVEGYKAYIMAPFNKDVYEKVKKAFDLPCSPLLSDDSVIRQLPQAYILTCEFDVLRDDGILYKKKLEENGVPVTWYHVKDGFHGIVSFYHHPDGVSGKMALDNIVSYIKNL